In Streptomyces sp. SN-593, a single genomic region encodes these proteins:
- a CDS encoding beta-glucosidase family protein, which yields MAERDAVERAVARALERLDLAAKADLLAGRDMWALRAMPGIGLGELVMSDGPIGVRGRRWTAVDPSVAMPSPTALAAGWDPGLARRVGRLLAQEARRKGVHLLLAPTVNLHRSPLGGRHFEAYSEDPLLTGEIGTAYVRGVQDGGVGVTVKHFVANDAESERFTVNNTVGPRALRELYLAPFEAIVRRARPWGVMAAYNAVNGVPMTEHAELLRGVLREEWGFDGVVVSDWFGARSTAGAIRGGLDLAMPGPVTVYGEALAAAVRAGEVDERLVDEAAARVLRLAARAGLLAGAPARPAAPAEVDGAALAREVAVRGCVLLRNAPRHGRPVLPIDPYGGGVALIGAAARHARVLGGGSAQVFPDHVVPPLDGLRAALPRRTPLVYATGADPSDELAPAGAGFVLRAVALDSAGRELGGEPLPSGQVQWMGDLPEGVAYDEVVAVEVRGEFVPAVAGAHRFGTRGNGGFRLEVGGRVLFDGVQADTHEDPFEAFFGRPLERGAVELAKGEPVEVALRYTLPPELAELPLQAVGFSLLHGEPEQDPDELLAEAVAVAAAAETAVVVVATTERVESEGFDRADLRLPGRQDELVARVAAVNPRTVVVVNAGAPVEMPWREEVAAVLLAWFPGQEAGAALADVLLGAEEPGGRLPTTWPASLTDAPVRQVAPHDGELAYDEGPSIGYRAWAARSGPAPAYPFGHGLGYTSWEYTAIEVRPSAADGVLATVRVEVRNTGGRAGREVVQLYLTPADGDRRLAGFAAVAAGPGESAEAVIEVPARAAQWWDEEAGGWRPVPGPLTVDAARSSAAPLLTAPLPASDAP from the coding sequence ATGGCGGAGCGGGACGCGGTCGAGCGGGCGGTGGCACGGGCGCTGGAGCGGCTGGACCTCGCGGCCAAGGCGGACCTGCTGGCGGGCCGGGACATGTGGGCGCTGCGCGCGATGCCCGGGATCGGTCTCGGCGAACTGGTGATGTCCGACGGGCCGATCGGCGTGCGGGGGCGGCGGTGGACCGCGGTGGACCCGTCCGTCGCGATGCCGAGCCCGACCGCGCTGGCGGCCGGCTGGGACCCCGGACTCGCCCGCCGGGTGGGACGGCTGCTGGCTCAGGAGGCCCGCCGCAAGGGCGTCCACCTGCTGCTGGCACCCACCGTGAACCTGCACCGCAGCCCGCTGGGCGGGCGGCACTTCGAGGCGTACAGCGAGGACCCGCTCCTGACCGGGGAGATCGGCACGGCCTACGTGCGGGGGGTCCAGGACGGCGGTGTCGGTGTCACGGTCAAGCACTTCGTGGCGAACGACGCCGAGAGCGAGCGGTTCACCGTGAACAACACGGTGGGCCCGCGGGCGCTGCGGGAGCTGTACCTCGCGCCGTTCGAGGCGATCGTGCGCCGCGCCCGGCCCTGGGGCGTGATGGCCGCCTACAACGCGGTGAACGGCGTGCCGATGACCGAGCACGCGGAACTGCTGCGCGGGGTGCTGCGGGAGGAGTGGGGCTTCGACGGGGTGGTGGTCTCCGACTGGTTCGGGGCCCGCTCGACCGCCGGCGCGATCCGCGGCGGGCTGGACCTGGCGATGCCCGGGCCGGTCACGGTCTACGGGGAGGCGCTCGCCGCGGCGGTGCGCGCCGGCGAGGTGGACGAGCGGCTGGTGGACGAGGCGGCGGCGCGGGTGCTGCGGCTGGCGGCCCGGGCCGGACTGCTCGCGGGGGCGCCCGCGCGGCCGGCGGCGCCGGCGGAGGTGGACGGCGCGGCACTGGCCCGGGAGGTCGCCGTGCGCGGCTGCGTCCTGCTGCGCAACGCGCCGCGGCACGGCCGGCCGGTGCTCCCGATCGACCCGTACGGCGGCGGTGTCGCGCTGATCGGGGCGGCCGCGCGGCACGCCCGGGTGCTGGGCGGCGGGTCCGCGCAGGTCTTCCCCGACCACGTCGTCCCGCCGCTGGACGGGCTGCGGGCCGCGCTGCCCCGCCGCACCCCGCTGGTGTACGCCACGGGCGCCGATCCGAGCGACGAACTGGCGCCCGCCGGGGCCGGGTTCGTGCTGCGGGCGGTCGCGCTGGACTCGGCCGGACGGGAGTTGGGCGGCGAGCCGCTGCCGAGCGGCCAGGTCCAGTGGATGGGCGACCTGCCCGAGGGCGTGGCCTACGACGAGGTGGTCGCGGTCGAGGTGCGCGGGGAGTTCGTGCCGGCCGTGGCGGGTGCGCACCGGTTCGGCACCCGCGGCAACGGCGGCTTCCGGCTGGAGGTCGGCGGCCGGGTGCTCTTCGACGGGGTCCAGGCCGACACCCACGAGGACCCGTTCGAGGCGTTCTTCGGCCGCCCGCTGGAGCGCGGCGCCGTCGAACTCGCCAAGGGCGAGCCGGTCGAGGTGGCGCTGCGCTACACGCTGCCGCCCGAGCTGGCCGAACTACCCCTCCAGGCCGTCGGTTTCAGCCTGCTGCACGGCGAACCCGAGCAGGACCCGGACGAGTTGCTGGCGGAGGCGGTCGCGGTGGCGGCCGCCGCGGAGACCGCGGTGGTGGTGGTCGCCACCACCGAGCGGGTGGAGTCCGAGGGCTTCGACCGCGCCGACCTGCGGCTGCCGGGCCGGCAGGACGAGCTGGTGGCCCGGGTGGCCGCGGTCAACCCCCGGACCGTGGTGGTGGTCAACGCCGGTGCGCCCGTGGAGATGCCGTGGCGCGAGGAGGTGGCGGCGGTGCTGCTGGCGTGGTTCCCCGGGCAGGAGGCCGGCGCCGCGCTGGCCGACGTGCTGCTGGGCGCCGAGGAGCCCGGCGGGCGGCTGCCGACCACCTGGCCGGCGAGCCTCACCGACGCCCCGGTCCGCCAGGTGGCCCCGCACGACGGCGAACTCGCCTACGACGAGGGCCCGTCCATCGGCTACCGCGCCTGGGCCGCCCGCTCCGGGCCGGCCCCGGCCTACCCCTTCGGGCACGGACTGGGCTACACCTCCTGGGAGTACACCGCGATCGAGGTGCGGCCCTCCGCGGCGGACGGCGTGCTGGCGACGGTCCGGGTCGAGGTGCGCAACACCGGCGGCCGGGCCGGCCGGGAGGTCGTGCAGCTCTACCTCACGCCGGCCGACGGGGACCGCCGGCTGGCCGGGTTCGCCGCGGTGGCGGCGGGGCCGGGCGAGAGCGCCGAGGCCGTGATCGAGGTGCCCGCGCGGGCGGCGCAGTGGTGGGACGAGGAGGCCGGCGGATGGCGGCCGGTGCCGGGCCCGCTGACCGTGGACGCGGCCCGCTCCAGCGCGGCCCCCCTCCTGACCGCCCCCCTGCCCGCCTCGGACGCCCCCTGA
- a CDS encoding organic hydroperoxide resistance protein: protein MTIQSVDVLYTAVATAENGRDGRVASDDGKLDVVVNPPKELGGSGAGTNPEQLFAAGYSACFQGALGVVARQQKADISGSRVTAKVGFGKVEGGGFGLTVEIAASIPAVDEATAKDLLEKAHQVCPYSNATRGNVDVKLSVI from the coding sequence ATGACCATCCAGTCCGTAGATGTCCTGTACACGGCGGTCGCCACCGCGGAGAACGGCCGGGACGGCCGGGTCGCCAGCGACGACGGCAAGCTCGACGTCGTGGTGAACCCGCCCAAGGAGCTGGGCGGCAGCGGGGCGGGCACCAACCCGGAGCAGCTCTTCGCGGCCGGCTACAGCGCCTGCTTCCAGGGCGCGCTGGGCGTGGTGGCCCGCCAGCAGAAGGCTGACATCTCCGGTTCGCGCGTCACCGCGAAGGTCGGGTTCGGCAAGGTCGAGGGCGGCGGCTTTGGTCTGACCGTCGAGATCGCCGCGTCCATCCCGGCCGTGGACGAGGCCACCGCGAAGGACCTGCTGGAGAAGGCGCACCAGGTGTGCCCCTACTCCAACGCGACGCGCGGCAACGTGGACGTGAAGCTCAGCGTCATCTGA
- a CDS encoding MarR family winged helix-turn-helix transcriptional regulator, whose protein sequence is MTRRTDPLTAEVVDLIGAVVARYHQEYDAAAAGHRMTGAQARVLAMLSAGPLPMRGIAERLRCEPSNVTGIVDRLEAQGLAERRPDPADRRVKLAAATERGRAVAADLRDSLEFAREPLAALSAGERATLRDLLARVLG, encoded by the coding sequence ATGACCCGCCGCACCGATCCGCTGACCGCCGAGGTCGTCGACCTCATCGGCGCGGTCGTCGCGCGGTACCACCAGGAGTACGACGCGGCCGCGGCCGGGCACCGCATGACCGGTGCCCAGGCGCGCGTGCTGGCGATGCTGTCCGCAGGGCCGCTGCCGATGCGCGGCATCGCCGAGCGGCTGCGGTGTGAACCGTCCAACGTCACCGGCATCGTGGACCGGCTGGAGGCGCAGGGGCTCGCCGAGCGGCGCCCCGACCCGGCCGACCGCAGGGTCAAGCTCGCCGCCGCCACCGAGCGCGGACGTGCCGTGGCCGCCGACCTGCGGGACTCCCTGGAGTTCGCCCGCGAGCCGCTGGCGGCGCTGTCGGCCGGGGAACGCGCCACGCTGCGGGACCTGCTCGCCCGCGTGCTCGGCTGA
- a CDS encoding DUF1707 SHOCT-like domain-containing protein: MTGLPARGRREELRPSDRDREQVAEALRSAAAEGRIDFAELDERIGAAYDARSYGALDVLTRDLPAGAAGAAAPSTGRAAWGSRWAVAVFGGFARKGAWTVPRSITALCLWGGGVIDLSEARFTGPETRVRAYALWGGMRVVVPADAEVYVGGVGLLGLFGRRASGPGAVGAPRIRVQGLAMWGAVTVKRAG, translated from the coding sequence ATGACCGGACTTCCCGCGCGGGGGCGGCGGGAGGAGTTGCGCCCCTCCGACCGCGACCGCGAGCAGGTCGCGGAGGCGCTGCGCTCGGCGGCGGCCGAGGGGCGGATCGACTTCGCCGAACTCGACGAGCGGATCGGCGCGGCCTACGACGCCCGCAGCTACGGAGCGTTGGACGTCCTCACCCGGGACCTGCCCGCGGGCGCGGCCGGCGCCGCGGCGCCGTCGACGGGCCGGGCGGCGTGGGGATCGCGGTGGGCGGTCGCCGTGTTCGGCGGGTTCGCCCGCAAGGGCGCCTGGACGGTGCCGCGTTCGATCACCGCGCTGTGCCTGTGGGGCGGAGGGGTGATCGACCTCAGCGAGGCGCGCTTCACCGGACCCGAAACCCGCGTCCGCGCCTACGCGTTGTGGGGCGGGATGCGCGTCGTGGTCCCCGCGGACGCCGAGGTGTACGTGGGCGGGGTCGGGCTGCTGGGCCTGTTCGGCCGCCGGGCGAGCGGGCCCGGGGCGGTCGGCGCGCCGCGGATCAGGGTGCAGGGCCTGGCGATGTGGGGCGCGGTGACGGTGAAGCGCGCGGGATGA
- a CDS encoding SCO2400 family protein → MDYCYACRRHLNGAYSCPGCGTPADRPVLPAVGETARLPAFGAADDFPAGDAPRAGGRAARRLAARGQAADRARRGRQRATVYGIGVIAVVGAAAMFSVAALSGGSGGDGSPAAPLDQNPPAPTSGDASPEATGPDAPAPSGTAGTPSSSAATTAPSTTPASASPTATPGGSSTGKASPVTGSIRPEPSTRAATTAPTTPPPTTATPSPSQSTCNQVLWWCD, encoded by the coding sequence ATGGACTACTGCTACGCCTGCCGACGGCATCTCAACGGCGCCTACTCGTGCCCGGGATGCGGTACCCCGGCCGACCGGCCGGTCCTGCCCGCGGTGGGCGAGACCGCCCGACTCCCCGCGTTCGGCGCGGCGGACGACTTCCCCGCCGGTGACGCCCCGCGCGCGGGCGGGCGGGCCGCGCGGCGGCTCGCCGCGCGCGGACAGGCGGCCGACCGCGCCCGGCGCGGTCGGCAGCGGGCCACGGTCTACGGCATCGGGGTGATCGCCGTGGTCGGCGCCGCGGCGATGTTCTCGGTGGCCGCGCTGTCGGGCGGGTCGGGCGGCGACGGGAGCCCCGCGGCACCGCTGGACCAGAACCCGCCCGCCCCCACCTCCGGTGACGCCTCGCCCGAGGCCACCGGCCCCGACGCGCCCGCGCCGAGCGGCACCGCGGGCACCCCGTCGTCCTCCGCCGCCACCACCGCCCCGTCCACCACGCCGGCGTCCGCGTCGCCCACCGCCACGCCGGGCGGTTCCTCGACCGGCAAGGCGTCCCCGGTGACCGGTTCGATCCGTCCCGAACCCTCCACCCGAGCCGCCACCACGGCGCCCACCACCCCGCCGCCCACGACGGCCACCCCTTCGCCGTCCCAGTCGACCTGCAACCAGGTCCTGTGGTGGTGCGACTGA
- the efeU gene encoding iron uptake transporter permease EfeU: MLPTFVIGLREGLEAALIVGIIASFLGQQGRRDALRKVWLGVGIAVAICVAVAVALQVFSSELPTRQQEQLETVVGAIAVVMVSYMVLWMRRHSRDLRKDLEGAAGRALSEGSASALVLMAFLAVLREGFETAVFLLATFNESNNPWYGGTGAALGILVAAVVGYGIYRGGVRINLSRFFRITGIVLILVAAGLVSTAIMTAYEGGWIDRNDQAFDLSWLVRPGTPTSSVVTGVLGVQPFPSWAMVIGWLVYTVPMLAVVLWPARRGKASAARSSKAEPVQTG; this comes from the coding sequence ATGCTCCCCACGTTCGTGATCGGACTCCGCGAAGGACTCGAAGCGGCCCTCATCGTGGGCATCATCGCGTCCTTCCTCGGCCAGCAGGGCCGGCGCGACGCGCTGAGGAAGGTCTGGCTGGGCGTCGGCATCGCGGTGGCGATCTGCGTCGCGGTCGCCGTCGCGCTCCAGGTCTTCTCCAGCGAGCTGCCGACGCGCCAGCAGGAGCAGTTGGAGACGGTGGTCGGCGCGATCGCCGTCGTCATGGTCAGCTACATGGTGCTGTGGATGCGCCGGCACTCCCGCGACCTGCGCAAGGACCTGGAGGGCGCGGCCGGCCGCGCGCTGTCCGAGGGCTCGGCCTCCGCGCTGGTGCTGATGGCCTTCCTGGCGGTGCTGCGCGAGGGGTTCGAGACGGCGGTGTTCCTGCTCGCCACCTTCAACGAGAGCAACAACCCCTGGTACGGCGGCACCGGCGCCGCGCTCGGCATCCTGGTCGCCGCGGTGGTCGGCTACGGCATCTACCGCGGCGGGGTCCGGATCAACCTGTCCCGCTTCTTCCGGATCACCGGCATCGTGTTGATCCTGGTCGCCGCCGGACTGGTCTCCACCGCCATCATGACCGCGTACGAGGGCGGCTGGATCGACCGTAACGACCAGGCGTTCGACCTGTCCTGGCTGGTCCGGCCGGGCACGCCGACCTCCTCGGTGGTGACCGGCGTGCTCGGCGTCCAACCCTTCCCGAGCTGGGCGATGGTGATCGGCTGGCTCGTCTACACCGTCCCGATGCTCGCGGTGGTGCTGTGGCCGGCCCGCCGCGGGAAGGCGTCCGCCGCGAGGAGTTCGAAGGCCGAGCCCGTGCAGACCGGCTGA
- the efeO gene encoding iron uptake system protein EfeO, with translation MNPAATHRRVLACAATVIAAGMLLTACGGDKDKGASGTDAKAAGAKTSKVTITITDKGCAPSPAKAPAGTVKFSVANKNSAKVTEAELQDGGKMLGEKENLTPGLSGDFTLNLDKGTYSVYCPGASADRAAFTVTGAVVKTWKDDPQLVAATEQYGTWIDGEVKQLVTTTAAFTAAVKAGKLDDAKTLYGKARIHYERIEPTAEIWGDLDGRIDGRADDAATPADFTGFHRLEQAIWQKKSLAGTAKLADQLNADVKSLDDQVPTVEYQPAVIANGATDLVNEIQSSKITGEEERYSHIDLLDFDGNLAGANEAVDVLMPTLKKKDPALAAEVTQRYQATAAALKKYAATPGYEDSGYVDYQKVTDAQRRTLSQTVDAYAESVSKIAGKIA, from the coding sequence GTGAACCCCGCTGCCACCCACCGCCGAGTCCTGGCCTGCGCCGCGACCGTGATCGCCGCGGGCATGCTGCTCACCGCCTGCGGTGGCGACAAGGACAAGGGAGCCTCCGGCACCGACGCCAAGGCCGCGGGCGCGAAGACGTCCAAGGTCACGATCACCATCACCGACAAGGGCTGCGCGCCCAGCCCGGCCAAGGCCCCGGCCGGCACGGTGAAGTTCAGCGTCGCCAACAAGAACTCGGCGAAGGTCACCGAGGCGGAGTTGCAGGACGGCGGCAAGATGCTCGGCGAGAAGGAGAACCTGACCCCGGGCCTGTCCGGCGACTTCACCCTCAACCTCGACAAGGGCACGTACTCCGTGTACTGCCCCGGAGCCAGCGCCGACCGCGCCGCCTTCACCGTCACCGGCGCCGTCGTCAAGACCTGGAAGGACGACCCGCAACTGGTCGCCGCCACGGAGCAGTACGGCACCTGGATCGACGGCGAGGTCAAGCAGCTCGTCACCACCACCGCCGCGTTCACCGCCGCCGTCAAGGCCGGGAAGCTCGACGACGCGAAGACCCTCTACGGCAAGGCCCGCATCCACTACGAGCGGATCGAGCCCACCGCCGAGATCTGGGGCGACCTCGACGGCCGCATCGACGGCCGCGCCGACGACGCCGCCACCCCGGCGGACTTCACCGGCTTCCACCGCCTGGAGCAGGCGATCTGGCAGAAGAAGTCGCTGGCCGGCACGGCCAAGCTCGCCGACCAGCTCAACGCCGACGTCAAGAGCCTCGACGACCAGGTGCCGACGGTCGAGTACCAGCCCGCGGTGATCGCCAACGGCGCCACCGACCTGGTCAACGAGATCCAGTCCTCGAAGATCACCGGCGAGGAGGAGCGCTACTCGCACATCGACCTGCTCGACTTCGACGGCAACCTGGCCGGCGCCAACGAGGCGGTCGACGTGCTGATGCCGACACTGAAGAAGAAGGACCCCGCGCTGGCCGCCGAGGTCACCCAGCGCTACCAGGCCACGGCCGCCGCCCTGAAGAAGTACGCCGCGACGCCCGGCTACGAGGACAGCGGGTACGTGGACTACCAGAAGGTCACCGACGCCCAGCGGCGTACGCTGTCCCAGACCGTGGACGCCTACGCGGAGTCCGTCTCCAAGATCGCCGGAAAGATCGCCTGA
- the efeB gene encoding iron uptake transporter deferrochelatase/peroxidase subunit, which yields MTDSTPDSAPDITPEPDARRPEQAAVSRRRLLGAVGAGAAVAGAAVGVGGTVLAGGGSSGSGGDGSGGAAGSQVVAFRDGHQAGIATPSQDRLCFAAFDAVPGATRADLADLLKTWTAAAEAMTLGRPVPGDAGDLNTPPDDTGEAVGLAPGHLTVTIGYGPSLFDGRFGLAARRPSALRTLPRLPRDELDPAGSGGDLCVQACADDPQVAFHAVRNLRRLAFGTLAPRWMELGFGRTSSTSPQQATPRNLLGFKDGTRNIDGTDASMMAEHVWIGDEEPQRWARGGSYLVSRKIQMRLEQWDRDRLGDQQDVFGRFKSSGAPLTGKTESDTPDFHARSGGQYVIPADAHIRLAAHENNNGLRILRRGYSYTDGIDPETGDLLGGLFFVAFMKSPEQFVTLQRVLGAHDALNEYIQHVGSGVFVAPPGLAAGQDWSGQLFG from the coding sequence GTGACCGACAGCACCCCGGACAGCGCCCCGGACATTACCCCGGAACCTGACGCACGGCGGCCCGAACAGGCCGCCGTGAGCAGGCGCCGGCTGCTCGGCGCGGTCGGCGCCGGAGCGGCGGTGGCCGGGGCCGCCGTCGGCGTGGGCGGCACGGTGCTGGCCGGGGGCGGCTCGTCCGGCTCGGGCGGCGACGGCTCCGGCGGCGCCGCCGGCAGCCAGGTCGTCGCCTTCCGGGACGGCCACCAGGCCGGCATCGCCACCCCGTCGCAGGACCGGCTCTGCTTCGCCGCCTTCGACGCGGTGCCCGGCGCGACCCGCGCGGACCTGGCGGACCTGCTGAAGACGTGGACGGCCGCCGCCGAGGCGATGACGCTCGGCCGGCCGGTGCCGGGGGACGCGGGCGACCTCAACACCCCGCCGGACGACACCGGCGAGGCGGTCGGCCTGGCCCCGGGCCACCTCACCGTCACCATCGGATACGGCCCGTCGCTCTTCGACGGCCGCTTCGGGCTGGCCGCGCGCCGCCCGTCGGCGCTCAGGACGCTGCCGCGGCTGCCCCGGGACGAGCTCGACCCGGCGGGCTCCGGCGGCGACCTGTGCGTGCAGGCGTGCGCGGACGACCCGCAGGTCGCCTTCCACGCGGTCCGCAACCTGCGCCGGCTGGCGTTCGGCACGCTGGCGCCGCGCTGGATGGAACTCGGCTTCGGCCGCACCTCGTCCACCTCGCCGCAGCAGGCCACCCCGCGCAACCTGCTGGGCTTCAAGGACGGCACCCGCAACATCGACGGCACCGACGCGTCGATGATGGCCGAGCACGTGTGGATCGGCGACGAGGAGCCGCAGCGCTGGGCGCGCGGCGGTTCCTACCTGGTCAGCCGGAAGATCCAGATGCGGCTGGAGCAGTGGGACCGGGACCGGCTCGGCGACCAGCAGGACGTGTTCGGCCGCTTCAAGTCCAGCGGCGCGCCGCTGACCGGGAAGACCGAGTCCGACACCCCGGACTTCCACGCCCGGTCCGGCGGCCAGTACGTCATCCCGGCCGACGCGCACATCCGGCTGGCGGCCCACGAGAACAACAACGGGCTGCGCATCCTGCGCCGCGGCTACTCGTACACCGACGGGATCGACCCCGAGACGGGCGACCTGCTGGGCGGGTTGTTCTTCGTGGCGTTCATGAAGAGCCCGGAGCAGTTCGTCACGCTCCAGCGCGTCCTGGGCGCGCACGACGCGCTCAACGAGTACATCCAGCACGTCGGCAGCGGCGTCTTCGTCGCGCCGCCCGGGCTGGCGGCGGGCCAGGACTGGTCCGGCCAGCTCTTCGGCTGA
- a CDS encoding helix-turn-helix domain-containing protein, translating to MDGPWTRFPPRFTAAVGKERTSLAAEIIGEIRRQVPEFARPLAGNFGAGIQQGVESALREFADLLAAGRAEGAFTEDRLRVHRALGRGELAEGRSLDALQAAYRLGGRVAWRRYARVARRSGLGTDQMVVLAEAIFACLDELASAAVRGYTEAKADEAGTLGRRRHRLLDLLVTGAAPDAVREAAATADWPMPSAVACVALGPAPAAPPAAGPSPAGPPPGGPLPAGPPPGGPSSAGPSRAGTARGRARLPDLVLADTDGEQPYLLVPEPALYLRDGQVQRALHARTAVIGPTVPVGLAADSLRWARAILGCLPDGQTGGPVDCDRCLPELLLLGDPALVGLVADRRLRPLAALTPKRAERLAETLLAWLQTHRGSAPDVAARLGIHPQTARRRLHQVQRLFGAALADPDARFELEVALRGRVLAHHPPAAR from the coding sequence GTGGACGGACCGTGGACACGCTTTCCGCCGCGGTTCACGGCGGCGGTCGGAAAGGAGCGGACCTCGCTCGCCGCCGAGATCATCGGCGAGATACGGCGCCAGGTGCCCGAGTTCGCCCGGCCGCTCGCCGGGAATTTCGGCGCCGGAATCCAGCAGGGCGTGGAGAGCGCGCTGCGGGAATTCGCCGACCTGCTGGCCGCCGGCCGGGCCGAGGGCGCGTTCACCGAGGACCGGCTGCGGGTGCACCGGGCCCTGGGCCGGGGCGAGTTGGCCGAGGGCCGCAGCCTCGACGCGCTCCAGGCCGCCTACCGGCTCGGCGGGCGGGTCGCCTGGCGCCGCTACGCCCGGGTGGCCCGCCGCTCCGGGCTCGGCACGGACCAGATGGTGGTGCTCGCCGAGGCCATCTTCGCCTGCCTCGACGAACTCGCCTCCGCGGCCGTGCGCGGCTACACGGAGGCGAAGGCCGACGAGGCGGGCACCCTCGGGCGCCGCCGGCACCGGCTGCTGGACCTGCTGGTCACCGGCGCGGCGCCCGATGCCGTACGGGAGGCGGCCGCCACCGCGGACTGGCCGATGCCGTCCGCGGTGGCGTGCGTGGCCCTCGGCCCCGCTCCTGCGGCTCCGCCCGCGGCGGGACCGTCCCCTGCCGGACCGCCGCCGGGTGGACCGCTACCTGCCGGACCGCCGCCGGGTGGGCCCTCCTCGGCCGGACCGTCCCGTGCCGGAACGGCGCGCGGCCGTGCCCGGCTGCCCGACCTGGTGCTGGCGGACACCGACGGCGAGCAGCCCTACCTGCTGGTGCCGGAGCCCGCGCTCTACCTGCGCGACGGCCAGGTCCAGCGGGCGCTGCACGCGCGCACCGCGGTGATCGGGCCGACCGTCCCGGTCGGGCTGGCCGCGGACTCGCTGCGCTGGGCCCGGGCGATCCTCGGCTGCCTGCCGGACGGGCAGACCGGCGGGCCGGTCGACTGCGACCGCTGCCTGCCGGAACTGCTGCTGCTCGGCGACCCGGCGCTGGTCGGGCTGGTCGCCGACCGGCGGCTGCGCCCGCTGGCGGCGCTCACCCCCAAGCGCGCGGAACGGCTCGCCGAGACGCTGCTCGCCTGGCTCCAGACCCACCGCGGCAGCGCGCCCGACGTCGCCGCGCGGCTCGGCATCCACCCGCAGACCGCCCGCCGCCGGCTGCACCAGGTGCAGCGACTCTTCGGAGCGGCGCTCGCCGACCCCGACGCCCGCTTCGAACTCGAAGTCGCCCTGCGCGGCCGGGTCCTGGCCCACCACCCGCCGGCCGCCCGCTGA
- a CDS encoding esterase/lipase family protein: MKRTLLRGCATAAAAVGLALAGTQAGSATAADAGTAPAPAAAPAASGQLPVNYHFGTGFVGGFGSPTTAPAGANNWSCKPSAAHPYPVVLVHGTLENMNDNWGGASPLLANNGYCVFAFNYGGSSASAAIQGTGPAEDGAAQLSSFVDQVLAATGAGKVDLVGHSQGGMMPRYYLKNLGGAAKTDKLIALSPSNNGTTLDGLTEFGRQLGLLEPANQFVVGPACAACVEQEIGSDFLTSLNSGGETQPGVSYTVITTKDDEVVTPYTNALLPAASNVRNITVQDQCGLDASDHLEIAYDPIALTDVLNALDPAHPRAVPCEVVLPVTGPLT; encoded by the coding sequence ATGAAACGCACCCTCCTGCGCGGTTGCGCGACGGCCGCCGCCGCGGTCGGCCTGGCGCTGGCCGGCACCCAGGCCGGCTCCGCGACCGCCGCCGACGCCGGCACCGCTCCGGCGCCCGCCGCCGCCCCCGCCGCGTCGGGCCAACTACCGGTGAACTACCACTTCGGCACCGGTTTCGTCGGCGGTTTCGGCAGCCCGACGACGGCCCCGGCGGGCGCGAACAACTGGTCCTGCAAGCCCAGCGCCGCGCATCCGTACCCGGTGGTGCTGGTGCACGGCACGCTGGAGAACATGAACGACAACTGGGGCGGCGCCTCGCCGCTGCTGGCGAACAACGGCTACTGCGTGTTCGCGTTCAACTACGGCGGCTCGTCGGCGTCCGCCGCGATCCAGGGCACCGGCCCGGCCGAGGACGGCGCGGCGCAGCTGTCCTCGTTCGTGGACCAGGTGCTGGCGGCGACCGGCGCGGGCAAGGTGGACCTGGTCGGGCACTCGCAGGGCGGCATGATGCCGCGCTACTACCTCAAGAACCTCGGCGGCGCCGCGAAGACCGACAAGCTGATCGCGCTGTCCCCCAGCAACAACGGCACCACCCTGGACGGCCTCACCGAGTTCGGCAGGCAGCTCGGGCTGCTGGAGCCGGCCAACCAGTTCGTGGTGGGCCCGGCCTGCGCGGCCTGCGTCGAGCAGGAGATCGGCTCCGACTTCCTCACCTCGCTCAACAGCGGCGGCGAGACGCAGCCCGGGGTGTCGTACACCGTGATCACCACCAAGGACGACGAGGTGGTCACGCCGTACACCAACGCGCTGCTGCCGGCCGCGTCGAACGTCAGGAACATCACGGTGCAGGACCAGTGCGGGCTGGACGCCAGCGACCACCTGGAGATCGCGTACGACCCGATCGCCCTGACCGACGTGCTCAACGCGCTCGACCCGGCGCACCCGCGGGCGGTGCCCTGCGAGGTCGTCCTGCCGGTGACCGGGCCGCTGACGTAG